A single genomic interval of Bos taurus isolate L1 Dominette 01449 registration number 42190680 breed Hereford chromosome 6, ARS-UCD2.0, whole genome shotgun sequence harbors:
- the SLC10A4 gene encoding sodium/bile acid cotransporter 4, giving the protein MDSTDNATLLFGTDNGTLLFGQSTLPPDNYTLSPTASSLSPGPDAPLAPASSAGPGPVLSVAPGPGVSFSPGPTPTPAPTAGSFAGGAGGPSPTLFARPEAAHEPPFWDTPLNHGLNVLVGAALCITMLGLGCTVDGNHFGAHVRRPVGALLAALCQFGFLPLLAFLLALAFSLDGSAAVAVLLCGCCPGGNLSNLMSLLVDGDMNLSIIMTISSTLLALVLMPLCLWIYSRPWIDTPLVQLLPIGTVILTLCSTLIPIGLGVFIRYRYSRVADYIVKISLWSLLMTLVVLFILTGTMLGPELLASIPAAVYVVAIFMPLAGYASGYGLATLFHLPPNCKRTVSLETGSQNVQLCTAILKLAFPPQNIGSMYMFPLLYALFQSAEAGIFVLIYKMYGSGVLHKQDPLDEDEDTDISYKKLKEEEMADTSYGTVKADNLIMMETTQTSL; this is encoded by the exons ATGGACAGCACCGACAACGCCACCCTGCTTTTCGGCACCGACAATGGCACCCTGCTCTTTGGCCAGTCCACACTGCCCCCGGACAATTACACCTTGTCGCCCACCGCCAGCAGCCTGAGTCCCGGCCCGGACGCACCCCTCGCGCCGGCCTCCAGCGCCGGCCCCGGCCCCGTGCTCAGTGTGGCACCCGGGCCCGGAGTCAGTTTCAGCCCCGGCCCCACTCCGACCCCGGCGCCGACGGCCGGCAGCTTCGCGGGCGGCGCGGGTGGCCCAAGCCCGACCTTGTTCGCTCGGCCCGAGGCGGCCCACGAGCCCCCGTTCTGGGACACGCCGCTGAACCATGGGCTGAACGTGTTGGTGGGCGCCGCCCTGTGCATCACCATGCTGGGCCTGGGCTGCACGGTGGACGGGAACCACTTCGGGGCGCACGTCCGCCGGCCGGTGGGCGCGCTGCTGGCCGCGCTCTGCCAGTTCGGCTTCCTGCCGCTGCTGGCCTTCTTGCTGGCGCTCGCCTTCTCCCTGGACGGCTCGGCCGCCGTGGCGGTGCTCCTGTGTGGCTGCTGTCCCGGCGGGAATCTCTCCAACCTCATGTCCCTGCTCGTGGACGGCGACATGAACCTCAG TATCATCATGACCATCTCCTCAACTCTCCTGGCCCTGGTCTTGATGCCCCTGTGCCTGTGGATCTACAGCCGGCCTTGGATCGACACTCCCCTGGTGCAGTTACTACCCATAGGGACAGTGATCCTGACCCTCTGCAGCACTCTCATCCCCATCGGTTTGGGCGTCTTCATTCGCTATAGATACAGCCGGGTGGCTGACTACATTGTGAAG ATTTCCCTGTGGTCTCTGCTAATGACGCTGGTGGTCCTTTTCATATTGACCGGCACTATGTTAGGACCTGAACTGTTGGCCAGTATTCCAGCAGCTGTTTACGTGGTAGCGATTTTTATGCCTTTGGCAGGCTATGCCTCAGGCTACGGCTTAGCTACTCTCTTCCATCTTCCGCCCAACTGCAAGAGGACCGTGAGCCTGGAAACAGGGAGCCAAAATGTGCAGCTCTGTACCGCCATCCTGAAACTGGCATTTCCACCACAAAACATAGGAAGTATGTACATGTTTCCCTTGCTTTATGCCCTTTTCCAGTCTGCAGAAGCagggatttttgttttaatatataaaatgtatggaAGCGGAGTACTGCACAAGCAAGATCCTCTAGATGAAGATGAAGATACAGATATTTCTTataagaaactgaaagaagaggaaatggcagacACATCCTATGGCACAGTGAAAGCAGATAATTTAATTATGATGGAAACCACTCAGACTTCACTCTAA
- the ZAR1 gene encoding zygote arrest protein 1 isoform X1 produces the protein MAALGDVVLDGYLYPACALYSYRCLYPAAAAAKGKSGADEGGWRPRGGGYPPVSSSSDGAASSSFPGHGQLAAAEYVHSYQRAQLMALLSQVGPRPASTRDAAVQVNPFRDVSVQCSLGRRTLGHRARESGPSPDPEGAADAGGSCPASPQRARRGPEQDSPPSRAPRRVRFLRTLAVYSPVTSRCLATLLEGAEAVAGQQRPGEPETERGPPPARPRGPEEGDGSARKVSLQLQPEEDEAQAAVPASREQPPPVARVPDTAGERSSPRSPQPSKERLRFQFLEQKYGYYHCKDCNIRWESAYVWCVQGTNKVYYKQFCRTCQKSYNPYRVEDITCQIMLVDKQFSETKRRDGCSLWLWIGCRHRL, from the exons ATGGCTGCCCTGGGGGACGTCGTCCTGGATGGTTACCTGTACCCGGCGTGCGCTCTCTACTCGTACCGGTGCCTCTacccggccgccgccgccgccaaggGAAAAAGCGGGGCGGACGAGGGTGGCTGGCGACCCCGGGGCGGGGGCTACCCTCCCGTTTCCTCCTCCTCTGACGGCGCGGCCTCGTCGTCGTTCCCGGGCCACGGGCAGCTGGCGGCCGCCGAGTACGTCCACAGCTACCAGCGCGCGCAGCTCATGGCCCTGCTGTCGCAGGTGGGCCCCCGCCCGGCCAGCACTCGGGACGCGGCGGTGCAGGTGAACCCGTTCCGCGACGTATCGGTGCAGTGCTCGCTGGGGCGGCGGACGCTGGGGCACAGGGCCCGCGAGTCCGGCCCGAGTCCGGATCCCGAGGGCGCGGCGGACGCGGGCGGCAGCTGCCCGGCCTCCCCGCAGCGCGCCCGCCGGGGCCCGGAGCAGGACAGCCCGCCGAGCCGCGCCCCGCGGCGCGTGCGTTTCCTGCGCACCCTGGCTGTGTACTCGCCCGTGACCTCCCGCTGCCTAGCCACCCTCCTGGAGGGGGCCGAGGCCGTGGCGGGCCAGCAGAGGCCCGGGGAGCCGGAGACTGAGCGAGGGCCGCCACCTGCGAGGCCCCGAGGCCCCGAGGAGGGAGACGGGTCGGCGAGGAAGGTTTCCCTGCAGCTGCAGCCTGAGGAGGACGAGGCCCAGGCCGCAGTACCGGCAAGCCGCGAGCAGCCCCCGCCCGTTGCCAGGGTCCCGGACACCGCTGGCGAGAGATCGTCGCCCCGGAGCCCCCAGCCGAGCAAGGAGCGCCTGCGCTTCCAG TTCTTAGAGCAGAAGTACGGCTACTATCACTGCAAGGACTGCAATATCCGCTGGGAAAGTGCCTATGTGTGGTGTGTACAGGGCACTAACAAG GTTTACTACAAGCAGTTTTGCCGAACATGCCAGAAGTCTTATAACCCTTACCGAGTGGAGGATATCACCTGCCAA ATTATGCTGGTGGATAAGCAGTTCTCAGAAACCAAAAGGAGGGATGGATGCTCGCTCTGGCTCTG
- the ZAR1 gene encoding zygote arrest protein 1 isoform X2, with protein MAALGDVVLDGYLYPACALYSYRCLYPAAAAAKGKSGADEGGWRPRGGGYPPVSSSSDGAASSSFPGHGQLAAAEYVHSYQRAQLMALLSQVGPRPASTRDAAVQVNPFRDVSVQCSLGRRTLGHRARESGPSPDPEGAADAGGSCPASPQRARRGPEQDSPPSRAPRRVRFLRTLAVYSPVTSRCLATLLEGAEAVAGQQRPGEPETERGPPPARPRGPEEGDGSARKVSLQLQPEEDEAQAAVPASREQPPPVARVPDTAGERSSPRSPQPSKERLRFQFLEQKYGYYHCKDCNIRWESAYVWCVQGTNKIMLVDKQFSETKRRDGCSLWLWIGCRHRL; from the exons ATGGCTGCCCTGGGGGACGTCGTCCTGGATGGTTACCTGTACCCGGCGTGCGCTCTCTACTCGTACCGGTGCCTCTacccggccgccgccgccgccaaggGAAAAAGCGGGGCGGACGAGGGTGGCTGGCGACCCCGGGGCGGGGGCTACCCTCCCGTTTCCTCCTCCTCTGACGGCGCGGCCTCGTCGTCGTTCCCGGGCCACGGGCAGCTGGCGGCCGCCGAGTACGTCCACAGCTACCAGCGCGCGCAGCTCATGGCCCTGCTGTCGCAGGTGGGCCCCCGCCCGGCCAGCACTCGGGACGCGGCGGTGCAGGTGAACCCGTTCCGCGACGTATCGGTGCAGTGCTCGCTGGGGCGGCGGACGCTGGGGCACAGGGCCCGCGAGTCCGGCCCGAGTCCGGATCCCGAGGGCGCGGCGGACGCGGGCGGCAGCTGCCCGGCCTCCCCGCAGCGCGCCCGCCGGGGCCCGGAGCAGGACAGCCCGCCGAGCCGCGCCCCGCGGCGCGTGCGTTTCCTGCGCACCCTGGCTGTGTACTCGCCCGTGACCTCCCGCTGCCTAGCCACCCTCCTGGAGGGGGCCGAGGCCGTGGCGGGCCAGCAGAGGCCCGGGGAGCCGGAGACTGAGCGAGGGCCGCCACCTGCGAGGCCCCGAGGCCCCGAGGAGGGAGACGGGTCGGCGAGGAAGGTTTCCCTGCAGCTGCAGCCTGAGGAGGACGAGGCCCAGGCCGCAGTACCGGCAAGCCGCGAGCAGCCCCCGCCCGTTGCCAGGGTCCCGGACACCGCTGGCGAGAGATCGTCGCCCCGGAGCCCCCAGCCGAGCAAGGAGCGCCTGCGCTTCCAG TTCTTAGAGCAGAAGTACGGCTACTATCACTGCAAGGACTGCAATATCCGCTGGGAAAGTGCCTATGTGTGGTGTGTACAGGGCACTAACAAG ATTATGCTGGTGGATAAGCAGTTCTCAGAAACCAAAAGGAGGGATGGATGCTCGCTCTGGCTCTG
- the ZAR1 gene encoding zygote arrest protein 1 has translation MAALGDVVLDGYLYPACALYSYRCLYPAAAAAKGKSGADEGGWRPRGGGYPPVSSSSDGAASSSFPGHGQLAAAEYVHSYQRAQLMALLSQVGPRPASTRDAAVQVNPFRDVSVQCSLGRRTLGHRARESGPSPDPEGAADAGGSCPASPQRARRGPEQDSPPSRAPRRVRFLRTLAVYSPVTSRCLATLLEGAEAVAGQQRPGEPETERGPPPARPRGPEEGDGSARKVSLQLQPEEDEAQAAVPASREQPPPVARVPDTAGERSSPRSPQPSKERLRFQFLEQKYGYYHCKDCNIRWESAYVWCVQGTNKVYYKQFCRTCQKSYNPYRVEDITCQNCKQTRCSCPVKLRHVDPKRPHRQDLCGRCKGKRLSCDSTFSFKYII, from the exons ATGGCTGCCCTGGGGGACGTCGTCCTGGATGGTTACCTGTACCCGGCGTGCGCTCTCTACTCGTACCGGTGCCTCTacccggccgccgccgccgccaaggGAAAAAGCGGGGCGGACGAGGGTGGCTGGCGACCCCGGGGCGGGGGCTACCCTCCCGTTTCCTCCTCCTCTGACGGCGCGGCCTCGTCGTCGTTCCCGGGCCACGGGCAGCTGGCGGCCGCCGAGTACGTCCACAGCTACCAGCGCGCGCAGCTCATGGCCCTGCTGTCGCAGGTGGGCCCCCGCCCGGCCAGCACTCGGGACGCGGCGGTGCAGGTGAACCCGTTCCGCGACGTATCGGTGCAGTGCTCGCTGGGGCGGCGGACGCTGGGGCACAGGGCCCGCGAGTCCGGCCCGAGTCCGGATCCCGAGGGCGCGGCGGACGCGGGCGGCAGCTGCCCGGCCTCCCCGCAGCGCGCCCGCCGGGGCCCGGAGCAGGACAGCCCGCCGAGCCGCGCCCCGCGGCGCGTGCGTTTCCTGCGCACCCTGGCTGTGTACTCGCCCGTGACCTCCCGCTGCCTAGCCACCCTCCTGGAGGGGGCCGAGGCCGTGGCGGGCCAGCAGAGGCCCGGGGAGCCGGAGACTGAGCGAGGGCCGCCACCTGCGAGGCCCCGAGGCCCCGAGGAGGGAGACGGGTCGGCGAGGAAGGTTTCCCTGCAGCTGCAGCCTGAGGAGGACGAGGCCCAGGCCGCAGTACCGGCAAGCCGCGAGCAGCCCCCGCCCGTTGCCAGGGTCCCGGACACCGCTGGCGAGAGATCGTCGCCCCGGAGCCCCCAGCCGAGCAAGGAGCGCCTGCGCTTCCAG TTCTTAGAGCAGAAGTACGGCTACTATCACTGCAAGGACTGCAATATCCGCTGGGAAAGTGCCTATGTGTGGTGTGTACAGGGCACTAACAAG GTTTACTACAAGCAGTTTTGCCGAACATGCCAGAAGTCTTATAACCCTTACCGAGTGGAGGATATCACCTGCCAA AATTGTAAACAGACTAGATGCTCCTGCCCAGTGAAACTTCGCCATGTGGACCCCAAAAGGCCCCACCGTCAAGATTTGTGTGGGAGATGCAAAGGCAAACGCCTATCCTGTGATAGCACTTTCAGTttcaaatatatcatttaa